The genomic segment tacagctctgtggtgttgaataagtacctctgctgtgaatttcctttcatttaagccaattttgagacctcaatggaccaaaacttggcctaattcatccctccgccttccttttcaatttttgaacaccatcttgcccgccatCCAGGCCcccctcccacccattttgcagcttgcctgatacagtcaacctcggtttaaaaactatctaaaatggtgggaaacttagctgttggctacttgcacagtggtcAGTGGATGGTGTGGAAAgtaagaaattggtgtaaaacgtgtgaaaatttggtacacatagcttcaaccattggcaaactaaattagggctgagcgatactgccattttagtatcacgatcgatactaaagccactattcatgatactgaatagttcacgatacttacaaataagtcaatcatagctggtgctacatagtgtattgctcagtattCTTGCAGGAAGTCTTTTTAaaggtagcatcaaactagccactatcatccttgtttacagtaacagttattgtaacacatgctttgaggttatgttatggtgttcacacctctctgcaggggaaccAGGTTacgacttacaaggattcttagcctagtactgcataacaaatggattttaatgacaataatgtacaggcatggtatcacgataattaataacaaaatattgcgatatcgatactttcaaaatatcgcaatGTATCGCTAAAACGAtaatatcgctcagccctataCTAAAtactggcatttctcgatacttttaaataggcgataaaaccggttttcccagaccgggtcacatatcgAGAAATTTTTGATAAAGTTACAGTATTTTGGTCTGTGATTGCACAATTGCGTTAGAAACGAAGATCAGTTCTGTCCAAATTTTATTAATCGAATTGATATTGTGATATTTCACTGATTATCTATCGATATTGTATCGAAATCAAAATCCTGATATTGCACACCCCTAGTCTGGTTGCTATTATAGTTCAATTAGAAAATCCAATCAAAATAGCCCATAGCTAGGCAACCACCAACATGGTATCCCCAGCAACCATTGCCATGGAGACCATTTCTAAGGTAATGAACATTTTGGCCATAGcgaccattgctaagcaactgcACTACATACTCtggccaatgaaattgcaatgaCAACTTTTCCCTGATAGCAGTGAAATTATGGATTAAGAATTTTTCACTGCTGGTATtgggacttttgtatgggcagtgaaacaggtacaGTATTAAAACCAAAATTTAACGGTGAGTAAAATGGTGTTTGTAGTTTTTAGACAGCTTTAACGGTTCTTGTACTTTACGGgtttgtttaaaaggcttgtgtATAATCCAGTTTTCTGAATTATGCGTTTTCAGTGCTTGCGTATTTTAAAACAGCTCTGGGTTTAAGAGTTAAATCTAGAGTTCAATATTTCCTTCCACCAAAATTTAGTATTGTATGTTATGCATTACATTATACAACAATCAGTCTACTAGGCACACAATCATGTTACCAACAAGACAAGTACTAACATACAAAGGTTGGACAGCTTGGTATCAAAAGACTACTACAGCTACTATAATCACTATCAACTATGAAGCATATAACCTCAAACTGAAGTCTTCTTGTTAAATCCCACCATCCCTCCCAGCCTTCTTATCAAGTCCCCATCACCGTTTATTGCCatttacactgtaactacacCCATTAACGTGCAATGAATTTTGGACCACAGAGATGGGATGGTAGCATATCTGGTTACAGTAAACACGCAGGAAGTTAGCAGGACTCTTAATGTGAAATAAGTTTAAAACTACAACATTTCCCCAGTACACTAACACATTGTATCACAAGTAAGGCATCACCTGTAACATTGCTGTATGGATCAGGAGATGATGAAGATGGAGCAGGTGCCACCATCGATTGATCAGTAGTGCCACTAGATGCTTTGCTCTTAGCAAGAGCCTCAAATCCTGTCTTGTTGAGAGAAGACAGTCCCCTAGGACCCAGACTATCACCACCACTGTCACCACCCTAAAGAACacatattaaaataaaattctgTAGACCATTGGGACTATGTATATAGGTGTAACTGGTGTGTATCTTTCTAGAAATTTTGATTTACCATTTTACTTACTTGCATATGGCACCTAAAACATACAATGTATGAATCTATCCGAGTATAAAATCAACTGAAAACATTACTGGTTTAGTCTTTACAGAAAACACAACACTACTTGATTAAACAAAACTTCGATTATCCAAATTCTGAGTGACCACCCTGTTACAGTAGTACCTAGTCGATGTGCAAACTACTATAGTACGCATGTGTTATTCTACTAGAGCAATTCAATGAGCACCGTATACAAAAAGGGGCTTCTATTATCCATTCAAATTAACTCCTTAAGATCCCACTGCATCTGCCTTGCACATGGCAACACATGAATAAAGAGCGTAAGCACTGCAGAGTTATTTGATATTTCATACTTCAACTTAAGTAATTGTAACACAGGCACGCacgcgcgtgcacacacacacacatacacacacacacacacacacacacacacacacacacacaacacacaagcTTACCATCATCACTGAGTCTGGCTGCATACTCTGCATAGCTTCCTTGACAACTTGTCCGGGCATTGAGGCAGAAAAGTGATATCCACAAAAAGAATCTTGAGGCACTCGCAGCTCCTTGAATGTTACCTTATGTTGTATTGCTAACATACAAACACAGTCACAACTGTTACACATGAAAGCATTGCTCATACCCTTGGTAGCTTTCTCTTTCTTCACTGAGTAGTCCCCAGCAGCAAATGCATTAACAGTAGGAGTTACTTGAGGTATGGTGTACTGTTGAGCCTGTTGGCTATGACCCAAGAGACCTCCACTACTCCTACGACCCCTTGACATCATGCCAGTATCATGGTTCTCAGATGATGTGAGACTACTTCGTCTTCTCTGGCCATGAGAATAGTATGCAACAGAGCTGAAAGATTCATCAAAAGTATCATCATTTGAAGGATCTCTCCAGGAAACATTCCCATCAAATCTAACCGGACTCTGTTTGCCGTGCACCTCTCCTTTAGTGAGCACCTGCAGCAGGTAATCTCGGGTCTGGTAGACACAGTGTGAGTTCTGCTCAATACTCTTCACTATCACAGAGACACAAGACTGCTTCACTTTCTGCCTCACACTAATGTACACATCTAGTTGCTGCATCAGTTGACTAATCACAGCTACAAACAGCAAATACGATACATCAACCATACACTCtatatagtgcatgtgtgtgctctGTTGGGGTAAGGTCGACAATAACCTCTGATCCTGCCTAAGAAAATCTGTGTGACTTTACAGACTTCCTTGAAAACCATTTTCTTTGACTTGTGGAATGTTAGAATCCAAAAATTGGTCAGCAAATAGTTGCTGCACAGCACAACAAAGTACAATTTCAACTGATTGACTGAATGCATGTGAGTGACATTCTAGTATGTGTTATACAGATACAGACTGTTCTAATATCCAAAGCAATTATATTTTAATCTCATTCATCATATCAAGTGTGTGGGTATCTGTGCATGGAAACTTAGGAAGATGCGACTCAAATGGTAGACTATAAGAAAAGGTTGTCCCAGTATATACATGCAATCATCTATCTACACAGTACAATACTGTACAGTGGCCTGACCTGAGCTAATTGATTTCCCAGACTCATCGGGCAAGTCAAACATCAGTACCAGTGGCAGACAGCCCAACAACTGTTGTCTGGCAGCAAACACTCCATCCAGTGTACCATAAACAACTATTTGACTTTTACGTGGTGACCTCGGATCAGGGAATTGAATACTGAAAGAAAATAAACCAAAACTAACAATTCTATTGTTTGGTTCTTTTAAACAACAATGTCATAAATGATGTACCTACAGAGCAAGAACTGGCcagaacaatcacataaagtcATGCACCCACAAGTATGGCTACTGATTAGGGTTGGGCAATACCAGAGGAGGTATTACCAAAAAGAATTCGTGTTAATTGCATAGTTTGACTAATAAACTGATGCTTGATCTGGTTTTAAGGGACTATGGAGGCCTCAAATAAATTCCCAGTGCTATTCTCTTCCCTTGTTGCCGTTTGCCCACCATTTCATGTGATAAGCTCTTCATCACATGATGATGTATCCAATGTCCCTGTACTCTACTATCAAACCGCTGGGGTTCAGTGTGGTTCTACCACACCATTAAATTCAACATTTTCGATTGGCACCTAGTTTTCAACGAAACCCTCTTAAAGTTGCATTTTAATTGCTCTATGCAAATCCTATGAACTCATGTGAGTGTGCCGTACCTCCTGTGTGGCAAAACTGCACCACAGTATGTATTTATCACAACAATCGAtattttcataatattatatgcacaTTAGAAAACCATATAATATTCACATGCACAAGTTTTGTATTGTTGTATCCATCCCATATATAACCCTTAAACTATAAGCACTGCAATAGAGGGCATCCGTACATGCCATTTTAAGTCAGTAATGgttactagacaccatgtttttGAGGCAAAAATCAATGGCACCCATGCGAGAAAACGAAACTTTTTGCAATTGTGCACAATTGAAGAAAGACTAGGGAAAATTGCTATGCTGAGTAAGTCTAATAGCCAATTCAAGAGTGGGAATGAAGGGGACTGTGCTAATTCTGCGGTACAAGGCAACGAGCAGCTATAGTTTAAAGGCCCTGTTTCTTCCAGCTGCAAAGCAATATTACTAAGCAACGAATAACATATACCACAGCTTTCTTGTTTTCGTCAGTGTTCTTCGGCTTGTGACTCACTCTTGCCTCACACGTTCACGAAGATAACCTATGATTACATGAAAATATTTAGCATGGTGTCAAATGGATACCCTCTATAGACAGCATATAACTATGTATTAAATGTACGCATTTGTAAGGCAGTTACATTAATGGTATTGCATTTTGTAAGCAATGTAATATGATATATCATGAACTTGATATATCACGATGTGCAAAAATAGCCTCAATACAGTTATCGTCTCATGATAGCAACGATATATGGttatattgcccaaccctactGCTGAGTGCTAGACAGTAGATACTGACATATGATACTGTTAATGCCATTTCACAATAACATACAGTTACCAAAGTAAACTAAAACAGGAACTCCTAGATGTGCACATACACTAAATATGCAAAGGGAagaagttatagttatatcccattacgagggtgatattattgttattacatgAGTCCGAGGcagagccgaggacgagtgtaataacaatgatatcacccgagtatacgggatataactattttctatcccagtgcgcggaagtgcgcagaagtttacggatagtaaattaagttccagTTTGAGTTCCTgccactgtgctcaagattttgtccgaattgtgtggagattctacttcgtagctacaagagagactttgcatactgcctacaaattGTAGTGAAGGGTGGTGTAgcagttccaggtacgattcgcgtTTGTCAGAAGTTGGTATTGTGGTGTGCAAGAaaaaaagaccaacaagtggctaccgtaGTCTctgagatagaacgatgaagctagaggaagttagttcttgaCCATTGGGAGTGACTGCTGGAGTGAAAATCGTCACAGActgttcttgacatttgttaaactatcgtatcgGTAACTTGTAGCGttactgtgtaaaggattaacagttttcttgtaagatttaactggtttaagtgctgtattggtgtgttttgtatcaatatttccttatttggctctttgttccattggtaaacaataccattcgctgttattatgatgtcacgaatgagactgagtggctccgcaacagggtgataagttagttatcactgggtgataactaatatatcgtacagtagcagtgcgccgctctgtctagctgtatggtaatTATACCCCAGCAcagcgctttgatactcccacgcactgggatttaaTTTCCTATTATAAACACCTATAATCACAGCACAAACACAAAACATAGAAGTGCCAGTGTCAAACCTCGTCTCTGTTGCATCCATGATCTTCCTCACATTTCCCCCTCCCTTGCCAATCAGTGTCTGGTGTAGCTGTGGTCCAATATCAAGGTTTAATGACACTGCTAAGATGTCATAGATCTCTCCAGTGAACAGTTCTACCAACTTTGAGACTGCCAACTTGAGACCATCACAATGCATCTGTGTCCCTCGCACCAACAGTTGCATCACCATTCGATGGGGATGCTAGTATATGCAGAAGACATGTACAAAATGTATACATAACATACCATATAAGTTAAGCATACAACTATACATATTGAACATACACGATATACAACACCACTAAGTTAAGAAGTTATTTTTTCTACATCAATCCTTGAGACTAAACGAGGAAGAAAGTGTAATGTTATGAGAGTGAATGTGGGAGGTTAACTCAACTACTGCTGAAGGAACTTATTGTGAAGTCACACATACAAGCAGATGATACATGGATACACTGTAATTGCA from the Dysidea avara chromosome 13, odDysAvar1.4, whole genome shotgun sequence genome contains:
- the LOC136243756 gene encoding protein bicaudal C homolog 1-like: MEEQKNATISEEEQQQPSKSNSPAVPDGDQYDDNLEGKGDDKADSVLLKEGHIEERFKIDRKKLEKLIQAGDHSIGGIGESASEYFDRIMKETGATVLWPSKLKIGAKSKKDPHVKVIGFPDAVEKARELICKDLDTKSNRVTLKMEVSHMEHSHIIGKGGANVKKVMQDTKCHIHFPDGNREGWHSEKSNQVSIAGTLPQVEVARQSVRELSPIFLWIELPVKRGLDTTGHDAIVEDIMTTYNVNVQVKRHPHRMVMQLLVRGTQMHCDGLKLAVSKLVELFTGEIYDILAVSLNLDIGPQLHQTLIGKGGGNVRKIMDATETSIQFPDPRSPRKSQIVVYGTLDGVFAARQQLLGCLPLVLMFDLPDESGKSISSAVISQLMQQLDVYISVRQKVKQSCVSVIVKSIEQNSHCVYQTRDYLLQVLTKGEVHGKQSPVRFDGNVSWRDPSNDDTFDESFSSVAYYSHGQRRRSSLTSSENHDTGMMSRGRRSSGGLLGHSQQAQQYTIPQVTPTVNAFAAGDYSVKKEKATKAIQHKVTFKELRVPQDSFCGYHFSASMPGQVVKEAMQSMQPDSVMMGGDSGGDSLGPRGLSSLNKTGFEALAKSKASSGTTDQSMVAPAPSSSSPDPYSNVTDLTSLLKALSMEQYEDNFRQEEIDLELFLTMSEEEFSTIGITKLGARRKLSNAIKELKQRREKASQYKQPPVLSALSMTNRMMSHSGRF